AAGCTCTAAGCATGCCCAGCAGGAGGCTGCTCTGAAGCATTGGAGGCTCCTTACTCCAGAAAGCAACTGTTAATAACGGTGCAAAATCAGGATGCTCTGGTTGAAGACCTGAGGTTCTTCTCAGTTCTTTTCCATGTGTAACCCAGTAGCTGGACCTTGCTGCTGGCTGTAGCACTAAAACTAATCACAACCAccctccagctccatcccagccccatgAGGGCcctggaaagaaaattgcaCTAAAAACAGGTGATCCTCCAGAAATAAAGTGTGCATCCGTTCCTGTCCTTCCTTCCAGCTCTCATAGACCACTGCAGCTTAGTCCTAGGAGACGTGCAGAGTGTTTTCAGATTGAAAGGACCTGGATCTGTcggagcaagtccagaggaggccacagagatgatccaagggctggcGCATCTCCtatatgaggccaggctgggagagttggggttgttcagctggagaagagaaggctccagggagaccttagagcagcttccagtgctgaaaggggctccaggaaagctggggagtgtctctggatcagggagtgagggatagggtgaggggaagggttttgagctgcaagaggggcgattgagatgagatcttagggagaaatgtttttctgtgagggtggggaggccctggcccaggttacccagagcagtggtggctgccccatccctggaggtgttgaaagccGGGTTGGATGGtacttggagcccctgatgcagtgggaggtgtccctgcccatggcaggggtgcgactggatgagctttgaggtcccttccaacctaaactattccatgactctatgattctaaaatggACTTTTTTGTAGTTCGAAGTACAAAGATCCGCCAAACTGTGCTGCTTTCCCTGACCTGTGGAGCACTTCGTGTTGCAGCATTGTGAACACCCACTGCAATGAACCCTCGTTCTCTCTCCAGGCACCCAGCTCACCCCTGGGAACCCACAGGCTGTCTCCAAGCTGGGTTTGCCTGTTTTAAACCACACCGGGAGGAGTGAGCAGTGCAGAACTGCCTTGAAGAAGCTCACGCAGACACACACAAGAGCTTTGACAGCCTCAAGGCAAATCTTTATTTGGCACCAAAACCATAAAACttgaaggaagggaaggagggaggtgcaaaaagagggatggagagaggaaatCCGGGGGCTGCAATTACTGTGTGGTGCCTTCCACCGGAGCCCAAAATCTGCTTCAGTGGTGGTGttggtgctggtgctggtgctggtgtTTGTGCTGGTGGTCCTCAACCtcatggaggtgttcatggGTGGCAATGGTCACCCGGATGACCAGCATCATCATCTCGGAGAAGCTGATCTGAGCATCCTTGTTGACATCAAGGTCCTTCATGATTTCATCAATGGTGGCCTTGTTTTTCACGTGctgaaaggcagggaaaaggTGAGAGCAAAGTTTCATCATTCACAGCTTAGCCTTCACAGGTGCCAGATGTCCAACAGCCCGATGCTGTGCGTGGCTCCATCCTCATGCCAGGGTTGGatctgcatgatctttaaggtccctcccaacccgaaccattctatgattctatgttcatCACCAATTTCTTTGGGTGCAACCAGGATTCACATGCAATGGTAAAGAAATCGCAGAGCAACGAGCTTGCAGCCCTGAAGGGACATGGTGCAACGTGGAGACCAATGAAGGAGGTAGTGTTAAATCAGCTGTTCCCTTAGCATGTTGGATTAAAAACACTTTGCCTTCTGCATTAGCAAAGTGAGTT
This window of the Cuculus canorus isolate bCucCan1 chromosome 28, bCucCan1.pri, whole genome shotgun sequence genome carries:
- the LOC104056847 gene encoding protein MRP-126, which translates into the protein MSKTSQTQEPLSELEKAMDVIIDVFHQYSRREGDRDTLTKQELKLMIEKQLANYLRHVKNKATIDEIMKDLDVNKDAQISFSEMMMLVIRVTIATHEHLHEVEDHQHKHQHQHQHQHHH